A portion of the Actomonas aquatica genome contains these proteins:
- a CDS encoding SPFH domain-containing protein: protein MKQTLSLIATGVIVVVLILASIFIVDIETVEGNQLGVKETWSGGVLPDPLQPKTYVLFPGFTQKVFKYDMSSQVFVMNDQSNDTYGAGRRRDSYLVQSSEGQDMRISLNIRWRRDPSFVVELHKTVRENVEEKILRPELMRVVKDQATTRSALDAYSGEGLVSLQSDISAALMAPDAELRKRGVIVENFVIEHIGLDPSYVEQIKARQVAVQSRLRAIEETKAAEAKAEQAKAEAQAAYERAVVDARRDKEVGVLSAQKMAEQQVLDAEAAAKRVELAAEADKNRNVLAAQGEQEAALLRAQAIKALGEAEAEATRLKLSAYSAEGSEAFVRIEVAKSMSDAFKNIDGYLPQDMTVNLLSDSFLRAVKSVVGGEAAAADQVPMRALPNR from the coding sequence ATGAAACAAACCCTGTCACTCATCGCCACCGGCGTCATCGTCGTGGTCCTCATCCTCGCCAGCATCTTCATCGTCGATATCGAGACGGTGGAGGGTAATCAACTTGGCGTGAAAGAGACATGGTCGGGCGGTGTATTGCCCGATCCCCTACAGCCGAAAACCTACGTGCTGTTCCCCGGCTTCACCCAAAAGGTCTTCAAATATGACATGTCCTCGCAGGTCTTCGTCATGAACGACCAGTCCAACGACACCTACGGTGCTGGCCGTCGCCGCGATAGCTACCTCGTGCAGTCCTCGGAAGGTCAGGACATGCGCATCTCGCTCAACATCCGCTGGCGCCGTGATCCGTCCTTTGTGGTCGAGCTGCACAAAACCGTGCGTGAAAACGTGGAGGAGAAGATCCTGCGCCCCGAGCTCATGCGCGTGGTGAAGGACCAGGCGACCACCCGGTCGGCGCTCGACGCCTATTCCGGTGAGGGCCTCGTCTCGCTGCAGAGCGACATCTCCGCCGCGCTCATGGCGCCCGACGCCGAGCTGCGCAAGCGCGGTGTGATCGTGGAGAACTTTGTCATCGAGCACATCGGTCTCGATCCGTCCTACGTTGAACAGATCAAAGCCCGCCAGGTCGCCGTGCAGTCCCGCCTGCGCGCCATCGAAGAGACCAAGGCCGCCGAAGCCAAAGCCGAACAGGCCAAGGCCGAAGCGCAGGCCGCTTACGAACGGGCGGTGGTGGATGCCCGCCGCGACAAGGAAGTTGGCGTGTTGTCTGCGCAGAAGATGGCCGAGCAGCAGGTGCTCGACGCCGAAGCCGCCGCCAAGCGCGTGGAACTCGCCGCCGAGGCCGACAAGAACCGCAACGTGCTCGCTGCCCAAGGTGAACAGGAAGCCGCGCTACTCCGCGCCCAGGCCATCAAGGCCCTCGGTGAGGCCGAAGCCGAAGCTACTCGTCTGAAGCTGAGCGCTTACTCGGCCGAGGGTTCGGAAGCCTTCGTGCGCATCGAGGTGGCGAAGTCGATGAGTGACGCGTTCAAGAACATCGATGGTTACCTGCCGCAGGACATGACGGTGAACCTGCTCAGCGATTCCTTCCTGCGCGCCGTGAAGTCGGTCGTGGGGGGCGAGGCTGCCGCCGCCGATCAAGTGCCCATGCGCGCTCTCCCGAATCGCTAA
- a CDS encoding DEAD/DEAH box helicase: protein MAAEIELPRLRRPRPVPRGLEAGLEDVAGKWIRWRARRVDLAGEATRVREATLQWEGERNAALDNGLRQVRANWAHRRQRTAKVRGDALAAIGAVAVRELGLVPHREQLMGVLGLQRGWLVEMATGEGKTLTLAMAAVLAAWTGQAVQVLTANDYLAARDARALARFYARCGVTVAAVTGEDRPATRRERYRAQVVYTTSRELVGDFLRDRLRLGRRVTAEAWRPWVRRRGGANPVVVLPRIQTVLVDEADQVLVDEAVTPLIISAQRENDYLADLCAEALREARGLESGRDFVVDVGRREAKVDRRVTVTAAAGGTHALLRVPRWREEWLGKALVALHAYEAGKHYVVAENKIVLVDESTGRTMPDRSLGEGMHALLEAKEGVPVSAPTETMASLSFQRFFRQVPRLAGVTGTATDAAAEFWHLYRLPVVAIPPHRAVQRRVLRLRGFRDEAGKWAHVLARVQACRATGQAVLIGTRTVAASEALAAELRSAGVTFTLLNAVRSAHEAEIIAAAGQRGQITIATNMAGRGTDIVPRDEVLEAGGLRVIATERHGSSRVDRQLFGRCARQGQPGEVEPLASWADEILRHFMPGWWRRWGALYGGTGWLLRGSLAIAQWRAGRRDARRRLAVLRHDQWLDENLSLGAADPRPQRVRQASMV, encoded by the coding sequence ATGGCCGCTGAAATCGAACTCCCGCGACTGCGGCGCCCGCGGCCCGTGCCGCGGGGACTGGAGGCCGGCCTGGAGGACGTCGCCGGAAAATGGATACGATGGCGCGCGCGGCGGGTTGATCTGGCTGGGGAAGCGACGCGGGTGCGGGAGGCGACTTTGCAATGGGAGGGCGAGCGCAACGCCGCGCTCGACAACGGGCTGCGGCAGGTTCGGGCAAACTGGGCGCATCGCCGCCAACGCACGGCGAAGGTGCGCGGAGACGCCTTGGCGGCCATCGGCGCGGTGGCGGTGCGGGAGCTCGGACTGGTGCCGCATCGCGAACAGCTGATGGGGGTGCTGGGGCTGCAGCGCGGTTGGCTGGTCGAAATGGCCACGGGCGAGGGCAAGACGCTCACACTGGCCATGGCGGCGGTGTTGGCGGCGTGGACCGGGCAGGCCGTGCAGGTGCTCACCGCCAATGATTATCTGGCGGCGCGGGATGCGCGGGCGCTGGCGCGGTTTTATGCGCGTTGCGGGGTGACGGTGGCGGCAGTGACCGGGGAGGATCGTCCGGCGACCCGGCGGGAGCGCTACCGCGCGCAGGTGGTTTACACGACCAGCCGGGAACTGGTGGGCGATTTCCTGCGTGACCGTTTGCGCCTGGGGCGGCGGGTGACGGCGGAAGCGTGGCGACCGTGGGTGCGGCGGCGGGGCGGGGCGAATCCTGTTGTCGTGCTGCCGCGGATACAGACGGTGTTGGTGGATGAAGCGGACCAAGTGCTGGTGGACGAGGCGGTGACACCGCTTATCATCAGCGCGCAGCGCGAGAATGATTATTTGGCGGACTTGTGTGCAGAAGCTCTGCGGGAAGCTCGGGGGCTGGAGTCAGGGCGGGACTTCGTCGTGGATGTGGGGCGGCGCGAAGCCAAGGTGGATCGCCGCGTAACGGTGACGGCGGCCGCCGGGGGCACGCACGCGCTGTTGCGGGTGCCGCGCTGGCGGGAGGAGTGGCTGGGCAAGGCTCTGGTCGCGTTGCACGCTTACGAAGCCGGCAAGCATTACGTGGTGGCGGAAAACAAGATCGTATTGGTCGACGAATCCACCGGACGCACCATGCCGGACCGCAGCTTGGGTGAAGGCATGCACGCGCTTTTGGAAGCCAAGGAGGGCGTCCCGGTGAGTGCGCCGACTGAAACGATGGCGAGTTTAAGTTTTCAGCGTTTCTTTCGGCAGGTGCCGCGCTTGGCGGGAGTGACGGGCACGGCGACAGATGCGGCGGCGGAGTTTTGGCATCTTTACCGACTGCCGGTGGTGGCGATTCCACCGCACCGGGCGGTGCAACGGCGCGTGTTGCGGTTGCGCGGCTTTCGCGACGAAGCGGGCAAGTGGGCGCATGTGTTGGCGCGGGTGCAGGCCTGTCGGGCCACGGGCCAGGCGGTGTTGATCGGCACGCGCACGGTGGCGGCGAGTGAGGCGTTGGCAGCGGAGCTGCGGTCGGCCGGCGTGACCTTCACGCTGCTCAATGCGGTGCGCAGTGCGCATGAAGCGGAGATCATCGCGGCGGCGGGACAACGCGGACAGATCACCATCGCGACTAACATGGCGGGGCGGGGCACGGACATTGTGCCGCGGGACGAGGTGCTGGAGGCGGGGGGCTTGCGCGTGATCGCCACGGAGCGACACGGCTCGAGTCGAGTCGACCGGCAGTTATTTGGCCGTTGCGCGCGACAAGGGCAGCCAGGGGAAGTGGAGCCGTTGGCGAGTTGGGCGGATGAGATCCTGCGCCACTTTATGCCGGGGTGGTGGCGGCGATGGGGCGCGCTTTATGGCGGGACCGGCTGGTTGTTGCGGGGGAGCCTGGCCATCGCGCAATGGCGGGCAGGACGGCGCGATGCGCGGCGTCGTTTGGCAGTGCTGCGGCACGATCAGTGGTTGGATGAGAATTTAAGTCTGGGCGCGGCGGATCCGCGACCGCAGCGAGTCCGGCAAGCCAGCATGGTGTAG